The sequence below is a genomic window from Chondrinema litorale.
CTTCTGGTTTTCAGGCTCAACACTGCTTACGAAAAATGGTGGGAAGGTCGTAAGCAATGGGGAGCACTCGTAAATGAGTGTCGTGTACTCTCAACGCTTTTTTATTCTTCCATCCCTAAAAGCGAAATGAACATTAGAATGTATTTGGCAGCACAAGTTTCTAATTTCACCTTAGCATTAAAAGAGCATTTGCAAGACGACAAAAAATTTGATGGCTTTGAGATTACCAGTGAACATTATCTCGAACATTTGAAAAGCTCTAGCAACATCCCTCACAAAATTGCCTCTTTAATTATGGCAAAAACTGAAGAACTGGTACAGAGGTATCATCTTTCTGAGTTCGATAAAATGAATATTAAAACCCAAATACAAGAGTTAATTCATATTCTCGGAGCTTGCGAAAGAATTAAAAATACCCCCATCCCATTTTCTCATAACAGCTTTATAAAAAGCTTGATTATGATTTATGTACTTGCTCTACCATTTATGTTGGTAGAATATTTCCACTATTTTACCATACCCGCAACCGCTATTATTGCGTATGCATTGTTTGGACTGGAAATTATTTCAGATGAAATTGAACAACCTTTTGGTAAAGACAATAACGACTTGCCACTCAATCACTTATCTGCTGTAATAAAGCAAAATGTGTATGAAATTTTGCAAGTAACACCTACAAATAAGCCTGTTATTCAAAATATTGAAGCAGGTATTCAAACCTAAAAACCAATCTTTTTAGGTTCTTTATTATTAAAGTCAGGATGAGATTGATTATAAATGTCTCCGAGAGTCATTTCATTATTAATCTCATTCACGAATCCAAGTTCTGCTGAAATACTTCTTGCCTTGTCTATAGTTAATTTTCCAAATTCGTATTTGGCTATTAACCTACCCTTTCTTAAAAGTGCATCATCTACTGATGAAATAGGCACATTAAAAGTACAGATAATCTGAATATTAAGACAATCTGATAACAAACCATCCGCCACATTTAACAATGTAGATACTGCAGAATGCGCTGTGCTTGAACGATTTACGATGATATTTTCAGCATCTTCAATAATTAATACTGAGTTAGGGTTATCTACCAGAATATTAATAAAATCTGGATTGGCCATATTTGCAGCTACATTTGGTGGCACAAAGGTCATCCTCTTCTTAATAATACCCATTAGATGACGCAAATACGTGGTTTTTCCTGTACCGGGCAAACCATGCAAAAGCACTATCCCTTTATCATTTTTCTTGTTG
It includes:
- a CDS encoding bestrophin family protein; this translates as MIVYNTRNWWQAFKLIAKTYISGKNYRHISFGTGAAILYATTFTFLDSKYLQKDFFHIDPIFYSLMGFILGMLLVFRLNTAYEKWWEGRKQWGALVNECRVLSTLFYSSIPKSEMNIRMYLAAQVSNFTLALKEHLQDDKKFDGFEITSEHYLEHLKSSSNIPHKIASLIMAKTEELVQRYHLSEFDKMNIKTQIQELIHILGACERIKNTPIPFSHNSFIKSLIMIYVLALPFMLVEYFHYFTIPATAIIAYALFGLEIISDEIEQPFGKDNNDLPLNHLSAVIKQNVYEILQVTPTNKPVIQNIEAGIQT
- a CDS encoding AAA family ATPase; this translates as MKEFDKNKDFFWSINEAYVHDYKFFYRYFNTLPNVCEIRGLKLQKAIKTFEDKYADRVKDKLFKKCYNFKTKKAEYEEVFFILHSNIVVAFNDHHICRIMTSENEYSDFDQIAEDLKKCRLKRGKKPHQMNLITMHHGNLDLSVIDINKTKLDIGSHYNDDFLPIHELIVERLNKKNDKGIVLLHGLPGTGKTTYLRHLMGIIKKRMTFVPPNVAANMANPDFINILVDNPNSVLIIEDAENIIVNRSSTAHSAVSTLLNVADGLLSDCLNIQIICTFNVPISSVDDALLRKGRLIAKYEFGKLTIDKARSISAELGFVNEINNEMTLGDIYNQSHPDFNNKEPKKIGF